A single genomic interval of Nocardia bhagyanarayanae harbors:
- a CDS encoding alpha/beta hydrolase: protein MRHPAARILNALTYLPERQILQTPAAVGLDYTDLSPRTDDGETLHAWWLPAPRSIGHVLFAHGNAGNLGDRVAIFALLVAAGFDVLAFDYRGYGRSTGRPSEHGTYLDARAARTALLARPEVDPNRVLYLGKSLGGGVLLELAEAHPPAGLVLMSTFTGIRDAAGSIYPFLPRPLIPDAYPNLRRIAGLTAPVLIMHGDRDELLPLRNAERLYAAAREPKRLVVVPGGGHNDLIALLGAEWPATLRAWATEVLAE from the coding sequence ATGCGACACCCCGCGGCTCGGATCCTCAACGCGCTGACCTACCTGCCGGAGCGGCAGATCCTGCAGACGCCCGCCGCGGTCGGCCTCGACTACACCGATCTCTCCCCGCGCACCGACGACGGCGAGACCCTGCACGCCTGGTGGCTGCCCGCGCCGCGCTCGATCGGGCACGTCCTCTTCGCGCACGGCAACGCGGGCAACCTCGGCGACCGGGTCGCGATCTTCGCGCTGCTGGTCGCCGCGGGCTTCGACGTGCTCGCCTTCGACTACCGCGGCTACGGCCGCAGCACCGGACGACCCAGCGAACACGGCACCTACCTCGACGCGCGTGCGGCGCGCACCGCGTTGCTCGCCCGGCCGGAGGTGGACCCGAATCGGGTGCTGTACCTGGGCAAGTCGCTGGGCGGCGGCGTGCTGCTCGAGCTGGCCGAGGCGCACCCGCCCGCCGGGTTGGTGCTGATGTCGACCTTCACCGGCATCCGCGACGCGGCCGGGTCGATCTACCCGTTCCTGCCGCGCCCGCTGATCCCCGACGCATACCCGAACCTGCGGCGGATCGCCGGCCTCACCGCGCCGGTGCTGATCATGCACGGCGACCGCGACGAACTGCTGCCGCTGCGCAATGCCGAACGGTTGTACGCCGCCGCGCGCGAACCGAAGCGGCTCGTGGTGGTGCCGGGCGGCGGGCACAACGATCTCATCGCGCTGCTCGGCGCCGAATGGCCCGCCACCTTGCGGGCCTGGGCGACGGAGGTGCTCGCCGAATAG
- the rpmI gene encoding 50S ribosomal protein L35: MPKMKSHSGASKRFKVSGKGKLLRQQANRRHLFEHKPTRRTRRLDGTEVVAAADVRRVKKLLGI, translated from the coding sequence ATGCCGAAGATGAAGAGCCACAGCGGCGCCTCGAAGCGATTCAAGGTGTCCGGTAAAGGCAAGCTGCTGCGCCAGCAGGCGAACCGTCGCCACCTGTTCGAGCACAAGCCCACCCGCCGGACTCGTCGTCTGGACGGCACGGAGGTCGTCGCGGCTGCCGACGTCCGTCGCGTGAAGAAGCTGCTGGGTATCTGA
- the infC gene encoding translation initiation factor IF-3 — translation MACGRQTTPLDLGGPISTETRINDRIRVPEVRLIGPGGEQVGIVRVEDALRVALEADLDLVEVAPDARPPVCKIMDYGKFKYETAQKARESRKNQQQTVIKEQKLRPKIDDHDYETKKRNVVRFLEAGSKVKVTIMFRGREQSRPELGFRLLQRLASDVADLGFVETSAKQDGRNMTMVLAPHKGAKTRVKAQQESAGRPAASAAPAGETPAAEQAE, via the coding sequence ATTGCCTGCGGTCGTCAGACGACACCGCTTGACCTAGGAGGCCCCATCAGCACTGAGACCCGCATCAACGATCGCATCCGAGTTCCCGAGGTTCGACTCATCGGACCTGGCGGCGAGCAGGTTGGGATCGTGCGTGTTGAAGATGCGCTACGCGTCGCCCTCGAGGCCGACCTCGACCTGGTCGAGGTGGCTCCGGATGCCCGTCCGCCGGTTTGCAAGATCATGGACTACGGCAAGTTCAAGTACGAGACGGCGCAGAAGGCGCGCGAGTCTCGGAAGAACCAGCAGCAGACCGTGATCAAGGAGCAGAAGCTCCGGCCCAAGATCGACGACCATGACTACGAGACCAAGAAGCGCAATGTCGTTCGCTTCCTCGAAGCCGGGTCCAAGGTCAAAGTGACGATCATGTTCCGGGGTCGCGAGCAGTCCCGGCCCGAACTCGGGTTCCGGCTGCTGCAGCGGTTGGCCTCCGACGTCGCGGACCTGGGTTTCGTGGAGACCTCGGCCAAGCAGGACGGCCGGAACATGACCATGGTCCTCGCACCCCACAAGGGAGCGAAGACCCGCGTGAAGGCGCAGCAGGAATCGGCCGGACGGCCTGCCGCGAGCGCCGCGCCCGCCGGTGAGACCCCGGCCGCGGAGCAGGCCGAGTAG
- a CDS encoding PspA/IM30 family protein: MSDTREILARLAALPDAELAATLRAAVEGRSTFWAVRAALDELIGATDAVSGPDVSPDTSRASVYDGVAEASASGQVGGGFPVPAVPVQPTGITTPPETGGYSPSGVPTFESVRDKVEQRFGTAQGMGELDRQTPAGRSADERFAAREKAARERLDQIRKSLRGNDAG; this comes from the coding sequence ATGAGTGATACGAGAGAAATACTCGCGCGGCTCGCCGCGCTGCCGGACGCGGAACTGGCGGCGACGTTGCGCGCCGCGGTGGAGGGGCGCTCGACGTTCTGGGCCGTCCGCGCGGCGCTGGACGAGCTGATCGGAGCGACTGATGCCGTTTCCGGGCCAGATGTGAGTCCTGACACCTCCAGAGCTTCCGTCTATGACGGCGTCGCGGAAGCGTCGGCATCCGGGCAGGTCGGAGGCGGTTTCCCGGTACCGGCGGTACCGGTTCAACCGACCGGTATCACCACACCGCCCGAGACCGGCGGATATTCGCCATCCGGGGTGCCTACTTTCGAGTCGGTTCGCGATAAGGTCGAGCAGCGCTTCGGCACTGCGCAGGGGATGGGTGAGCTCGACCGGCAGACCCCGGCGGGCCGCAGCGCCGACGAACGCTTCGCCGCGCGCGAGAAGGCCGCGCGGGAACGTCTGGACCAGATACGGAAATCGCTGCGCGGCAACGACGCGGGCTGA
- a CDS encoding TrmH family RNA methyltransferase translates to MTKGHLSERPADALSERNPRVVSAVKLHRAPQRRKTGQFLAEGANSVTAALETGRVRELFYSATAAERDHALIADAVAAGVRATLVSERAAEHLGETVTAPGLVAVCDLVDVALDEVLAAEPRMLAVPVEIAEPGNAGTLIRVVDSVGADAVVLAGDTVDPHNGKCVRASAGSLFHVPIARHRDVGETLDALTAAGITILATAADGEVDLDDADDLFTGRVAWLFGNEAHGLEPAVAARADHRIRIPIRGRAESLNLATAAAICLYANSRVRYR, encoded by the coding sequence TTGACCAAGGGACACCTTTCGGAACGACCCGCGGACGCGCTCTCCGAGCGCAATCCGCGGGTCGTTTCGGCTGTCAAGCTGCACCGCGCGCCGCAGCGCCGCAAGACCGGGCAGTTCCTCGCCGAGGGTGCGAACTCGGTCACCGCGGCTCTGGAGACCGGCCGGGTGCGCGAGCTGTTCTATTCGGCGACGGCGGCGGAACGCGACCACGCGCTGATCGCGGACGCGGTCGCCGCCGGGGTGCGGGCGACGCTCGTGAGCGAGCGCGCGGCCGAGCATCTGGGGGAGACCGTGACAGCGCCCGGCCTGGTCGCCGTGTGCGATCTGGTCGACGTCGCGCTCGACGAGGTGCTCGCGGCCGAGCCACGCATGCTGGCGGTGCCGGTCGAGATCGCCGAGCCGGGCAACGCGGGCACGCTCATCCGGGTGGTGGATTCGGTCGGCGCCGACGCGGTCGTGCTGGCCGGTGACACCGTCGATCCGCACAACGGCAAGTGCGTGCGCGCCAGCGCGGGAAGTCTGTTCCACGTCCCGATCGCCCGGCACCGCGACGTCGGCGAAACGCTGGACGCGCTGACCGCCGCCGGGATCACCATTCTGGCCACCGCCGCCGACGGCGAGGTCGATCTCGACGACGCCGACGACCTGTTCACCGGCCGTGTCGCCTGGCTGTTCGGCAACGAGGCGCACGGCCTCGAGCCCGCCGTCGCCGCCCGCGCCGACCACCGTATCCGCATCCCAATCCGCGGCCGCGCCGAGAGCCTCAACCTCGCGACCGCCGCCGCCATCTGCCTGTACGCGAATTCGCGGGTCCGCTACCGGTAG
- a CDS encoding DinB family protein, with the protein MPVSSTDSLRWQFDLTWSLASYHFDALAPEDLRWEPGPLVWTVHQGTDGNWRPDWADTEPDPIPVPTIAWLTWHIDWWWSTALAHLEGRTPPPREQVYWAGDAVRARLDELRAAWSAALDAADPDAPAAYPWPADAGLTVTHLAAWVNAELMKNVAEIGQLRLLRAASLA; encoded by the coding sequence GTGCCCGTCTCCTCCACCGACTCGCTGCGCTGGCAATTCGACCTGACTTGGTCGCTGGCGAGCTACCACTTCGACGCCCTCGCACCCGAAGACTTGCGGTGGGAGCCCGGCCCGCTCGTCTGGACCGTACACCAGGGCACGGACGGCAATTGGCGACCGGACTGGGCCGATACCGAACCCGACCCGATCCCCGTGCCCACCATCGCCTGGCTCACCTGGCACATCGACTGGTGGTGGAGCACCGCGCTTGCCCACCTCGAGGGCCGCACCCCGCCGCCGCGCGAGCAGGTGTACTGGGCGGGCGACGCGGTGCGGGCGCGGCTCGACGAACTCCGCGCCGCATGGTCCGCGGCGTTGGACGCCGCGGATCCGGACGCGCCCGCGGCGTATCCGTGGCCCGCCGACGCCGGGCTCACTGTGACGCACCTCGCCGCCTGGGTGAACGCCGAGCTGATGAAGAACGTCGCGGAGATCGGCCAGCTCCGACTGCTCCGGGCGGCCTCGCTAGCCTGA
- the pheS gene encoding phenylalanine--tRNA ligase subunit alpha: MADDNTGVEQNAEGQVTALTEEALAAAAAEAEKAFAAAADLDALAVAKTEHLGGKAPLALAQRALGGLPKSEKADAGKRVNVARARVSEAFESRRAVLLAERDAAVLVAETIDVTLPARRLPDGARHPITVISEQIADVFVAMGWEVAEGPEVETEHFNFDALNFLPDHPARTMQDTFHIAPEGSRQVLRTHTSPVQVRSMLERDLPIYVVCPGRTFRTDELDATHTPVFSQVEGLAVDKGLTMAHLRGTLDAFARALFGPETRTRMRPNYFPFTEPSAEVDVWFPDKKGGAGWVEWGGCGMVNPKVLIASGIDPDVYSGFAFGMGLERTLQFRNGIPDMRDIVEGDVRFTLPFGIRS; this comes from the coding sequence GTGGCCGACGACAACACGGGAGTCGAGCAGAACGCCGAGGGGCAAGTCACCGCGCTGACCGAGGAGGCGCTGGCCGCGGCGGCGGCCGAGGCCGAGAAGGCGTTCGCGGCGGCCGCCGATCTGGACGCTCTCGCGGTGGCCAAGACCGAGCATCTCGGCGGCAAGGCGCCGCTAGCCCTCGCGCAGCGCGCGCTCGGCGGCCTGCCGAAGTCGGAGAAGGCCGACGCGGGCAAGCGGGTGAACGTGGCGCGGGCGCGGGTCTCCGAGGCGTTCGAGTCGCGCCGCGCGGTGCTGCTCGCCGAGCGCGACGCGGCCGTGCTGGTGGCCGAGACCATCGACGTCACCCTGCCCGCCCGCCGTCTCCCGGACGGCGCGCGCCATCCGATCACGGTCATCTCCGAGCAGATCGCCGACGTGTTCGTCGCGATGGGCTGGGAGGTCGCCGAGGGTCCCGAGGTGGAGACCGAGCACTTCAACTTCGACGCGCTCAACTTCCTGCCCGACCACCCGGCCCGCACCATGCAGGACACCTTCCACATCGCGCCGGAGGGCTCGCGCCAGGTGTTGCGCACCCACACCTCGCCGGTGCAGGTGCGTTCGATGCTCGAGCGCGACCTGCCGATCTACGTGGTGTGCCCGGGCCGCACCTTCCGCACCGACGAGCTGGACGCCACCCACACGCCGGTGTTCTCCCAGGTCGAAGGCCTCGCGGTGGACAAGGGCCTGACCATGGCGCACCTGCGCGGCACCTTGGACGCGTTCGCCCGTGCCCTGTTCGGCCCGGAGACGCGCACCCGCATGCGCCCGAACTACTTCCCGTTCACCGAGCCCTCCGCCGAGGTGGACGTCTGGTTCCCGGACAAGAAGGGCGGCGCCGGCTGGGTCGAGTGGGGCGGCTGCGGCATGGTGAACCCGAAGGTGCTGATCGCCAGCGGCATCGATCCCGACGTGTACAGCGGGTTCGCGTTCGGCATGGGCCTGGAGCGCACCCTGCAGTTCCGCAACGGCATCCCGGACATGCGCGACATCGTCGAGGGCGACGTGCGGTTCACCCTGCCCTTCGGCATCCGGTCCTGA
- a CDS encoding DUF1844 domain-containing protein, whose translation MTDELDSSVRDLADIPAVEVISRAAVMLMSSAAEKLGLADPDPESSPRRDLDEARRVITALAGLVTASVEYLGPHAGPIREGLQSLQRAFREASAHPDEPGKGPGEKYTGPVY comes from the coding sequence ATGACTGACGAGCTCGACTCCTCCGTGCGCGACCTGGCCGACATCCCCGCCGTCGAGGTGATCAGCCGCGCCGCCGTGATGCTGATGAGTTCGGCCGCGGAGAAGCTCGGACTCGCCGACCCGGACCCGGAAAGCAGCCCGCGCCGCGACCTGGACGAGGCACGCCGCGTCATCACCGCGCTCGCGGGCCTGGTCACCGCCTCGGTCGAATACCTCGGACCGCACGCCGGACCCATCCGCGAGGGCCTGCAGTCCCTGCAGCGGGCGTTCCGCGAGGCCTCCGCCCACCCGGACGAGCCGGGCAAGGGCCCGGGCGAGAAGTACACCGGCCCCGTCTACTGA
- the pheT gene encoding phenylalanine--tRNA ligase subunit beta, translating into MRVAQSWLTEIIQRTTPEWSVTPEELDAGFVRVGLEVEEVDKLQRVTGDIDKPLVVGRVAEITELTEFKKPIRFCKVDVGNPELQEIVCGARNFAVGDLVVVVLPGGELPGGFKISSRKTYGHVSNGMICSVAELGIGKDHSGILVLEPGTAEPGADANELLGLNDTVIELNITPDRGYCFSVRGLARELACGFDLEYADPAVRALPDDEADAWPVKLEPSSKCTRFAVRRVTGIDPNAVSPWWLQRRLLLSGVRPISPAVDVTNYVMLELGQPLHAFDADKLTGGLVVRTAHKGETLRTLDEVERVLDAEDVVIADESGVVSLAGVMGGASTEVGPQTTDVVLEAATWNPLLVYRTARRHKLVSEAGKRYERVVDPEINVAALDRAAVLLAEIAGGTIEPALTDVRVPTPPAEPIRIDIDLADRVAGVTYPTGTSARRLAQIGCTVEVSVNEETGHGQLVVTPPSWRPDLTQPADLVEEVLRLEGLEKIPSVLPTAPAGRGLTAAQRRRRAVSRALAFAGGVEVPPPVFLPSGVFDTWGLDADEPRRTTTRVLNPLDVERAELATTLLPGLFEVAARNISRGARDLTIYGIAQVVLPGPNTRPVEALAVDRRPTDEQIAELVESLPAQPVHVGAVLTGRREPRGPWGPGRQAEAADAFALADAIADAAGVTIERRAGAYLPWHPGRCAELVVDGEVVGHAGELHPAVLERSGLPPRTCALELNLDALPLRESRPVPVVSPFPAVLQDVSVSVEKSVPAGSVEAALRTGGGELLEDIALFDVYEGAQAGEGRKSLTYALRFRAADRTLTEDEASAARDAAVASAAEAVGAVLRG; encoded by the coding sequence GTGCGAGTAGCGCAGTCCTGGCTGACCGAGATCATCCAGCGCACCACGCCCGAGTGGTCGGTGACGCCGGAGGAACTGGATGCCGGGTTCGTCCGCGTGGGTCTGGAAGTCGAAGAGGTCGACAAGCTCCAGCGGGTGACCGGTGACATCGACAAGCCGCTGGTCGTCGGCCGCGTCGCCGAGATCACCGAGCTGACCGAGTTCAAGAAGCCGATCCGCTTCTGCAAGGTCGACGTCGGCAACCCGGAGTTGCAGGAGATCGTCTGCGGTGCACGGAATTTCGCCGTCGGCGATCTCGTCGTGGTCGTGCTGCCCGGCGGTGAGCTGCCCGGCGGCTTCAAGATCTCCTCGCGCAAGACCTACGGCCACGTCTCCAACGGCATGATCTGCTCGGTCGCCGAGCTCGGCATCGGCAAGGACCACTCCGGCATCCTGGTGCTGGAGCCGGGCACCGCCGAGCCGGGCGCGGACGCCAACGAGCTGCTCGGCCTGAACGACACCGTCATCGAGCTGAACATCACCCCCGACCGCGGCTACTGCTTCTCGGTGCGCGGCCTGGCTCGCGAGCTGGCCTGCGGCTTCGATCTCGAATACGCCGACCCGGCGGTGCGCGCCCTGCCCGACGACGAGGCCGACGCCTGGCCGGTGAAGCTGGAGCCGTCCTCGAAGTGCACCCGCTTCGCGGTGCGCCGGGTCACCGGCATCGACCCGAACGCGGTCAGCCCGTGGTGGCTGCAGCGGCGGCTGCTGCTGTCGGGCGTGCGCCCGATCTCCCCGGCGGTCGACGTGACCAACTACGTCATGCTCGAGCTGGGTCAGCCGCTGCACGCGTTCGACGCCGACAAGCTCACCGGTGGCCTGGTGGTGCGCACCGCGCACAAGGGCGAGACGCTGCGCACCCTCGACGAGGTGGAGCGCGTGCTCGACGCCGAGGACGTGGTGATCGCCGACGAGTCCGGTGTGGTCTCGTTGGCGGGCGTGATGGGTGGCGCGAGCACCGAGGTCGGTCCGCAGACCACCGACGTGGTGCTCGAAGCGGCCACCTGGAACCCGCTGCTCGTCTACCGCACCGCGCGCAGGCACAAGCTGGTGTCCGAGGCGGGCAAGCGCTACGAGCGCGTGGTCGATCCCGAGATCAACGTCGCCGCGCTGGACCGGGCCGCCGTCCTGCTCGCCGAGATCGCGGGCGGCACAATCGAGCCTGCGCTCACCGATGTGCGGGTGCCGACGCCGCCCGCGGAGCCGATCCGCATCGACATCGACCTGGCCGACCGCGTCGCGGGCGTCACCTACCCGACCGGCACGTCCGCGCGCCGCCTCGCCCAGATCGGCTGCACCGTCGAGGTGTCGGTGAACGAGGAGACCGGGCACGGTCAGCTGGTGGTCACCCCGCCGAGCTGGCGGCCCGACCTGACCCAGCCCGCCGACCTGGTGGAGGAGGTGCTCCGGCTCGAGGGTCTGGAGAAGATCCCGTCGGTGCTGCCGACCGCACCGGCCGGGCGCGGGCTCACCGCCGCGCAGCGCCGTCGCCGCGCGGTCAGCCGGGCGCTGGCCTTCGCCGGGGGCGTCGAGGTGCCGCCGCCGGTGTTCCTGCCCTCGGGCGTGTTCGACACCTGGGGTCTGGACGCCGACGAGCCGCGCCGCACCACCACCAGGGTGCTCAATCCGCTCGACGTGGAGCGCGCCGAACTGGCCACCACGCTGCTGCCCGGTCTGTTCGAGGTGGCCGCGCGCAACATCTCTCGCGGCGCGCGCGACCTGACGATCTACGGCATCGCCCAGGTGGTGCTGCCGGGTCCGAACACCAGGCCCGTCGAGGCGCTCGCGGTGGATCGTCGTCCGACCGACGAGCAGATCGCCGAGCTGGTCGAATCGCTGCCCGCCCAGCCCGTGCACGTCGGCGCCGTGCTGACCGGCCGCCGCGAACCGCGCGGACCGTGGGGTCCCGGACGGCAGGCCGAGGCCGCCGACGCGTTCGCCTTGGCCGACGCCATCGCGGACGCCGCGGGCGTGACCATCGAGCGTCGCGCGGGCGCGTACCTGCCGTGGCATCCCGGCCGCTGCGCCGAGCTGGTGGTGGACGGCGAGGTCGTCGGTCACGCCGGTGAGCTGCATCCGGCCGTGCTCGAGCGTTCCGGGCTGCCGCCGCGGACCTGCGCGCTCGAGCTGAATCTGGACGCGCTGCCGTTGCGCGAGTCCCGTCCGGTTCCGGTGGTGTCGCCGTTCCCGGCCGTGCTGCAGGACGTGTCGGTCAGCGTCGAGAAGTCGGTGCCCGCGGGCTCTGTCGAGGCCGCGCTGCGCACCGGCGGCGGCGAGCTGCTCGAGGACATCGCCCTGTTCGACGTGTACGAGGGCGCGCAGGCGGGCGAGGGTCGCAAGTCCCTCACCTACGCCCTGCGTTTCCGTGCCGCGGATCGCACGCTGACCGAGGACGAGGCGAGCGCCGCCCGCGACGCCGCGGTCGCGTCGGCCGCCGAGGCGGTGGGCGCGGTCCTGCGCGGTTAG
- the rplT gene encoding 50S ribosomal protein L20 has protein sequence MARVKRAVNAQKKRRSILEASKGYRGQRSRLYRKAKEQQLHSLTYAYRDRRARKGDFRKLWIARINAAARINDITYNRFIQGLKAAGVEVDRKILAELAVSDAEAFAGLVAVAKAALPQDVNAPAA, from the coding sequence GTGGCACGCGTCAAGAGGGCCGTCAACGCTCAGAAGAAGCGCCGTTCCATCCTCGAGGCCTCCAAGGGCTACCGGGGCCAGCGCTCGCGGCTTTACCGCAAGGCCAAGGAACAGCAGCTGCACTCGCTCACCTACGCCTACCGGGACCGCCGGGCGCGCAAGGGTGACTTCCGCAAGCTGTGGATCGCCCGCATCAACGCCGCGGCGCGCATCAATGACATCACCTACAACCGGTTCATCCAGGGCCTGAAGGCCGCCGGTGTCGAGGTGGACCGCAAGATCCTGGCCGAGCTCGCCGTCTCCGACGCCGAGGCCTTCGCCGGTCTGGTCGCTGTCGCCAAGGCCGCCCTCCCGCAGGACGTCAACGCCCCGGCCGCCTGA
- a CDS encoding DUF427 domain-containing protein, producing the protein MTVRAVWRETVLAESDDTVVVEGNHYFPADAVRREYFEPSEHHTICPWKGTASYYTVTVDGERNPDAAWYYPTPKPDAEMVRDRVAFWRGVDVVVD; encoded by the coding sequence ATGACCGTACGAGCGGTATGGCGCGAGACTGTGCTCGCCGAGAGCGACGACACCGTGGTGGTGGAGGGCAATCACTATTTCCCCGCGGACGCCGTGCGCCGCGAATACTTCGAGCCCAGCGAGCACCACACGATCTGCCCGTGGAAGGGCACCGCGTCCTACTACACGGTGACCGTCGACGGCGAGCGCAACCCCGACGCCGCCTGGTACTACCCGACCCCCAAGCCGGACGCCGAGATGGTGCGCGACCGGGTCGCGTTCTGGCGCGGCGTCGACGTGGTCGTCGACTGA